The following are encoded in a window of Bacillota bacterium genomic DNA:
- a CDS encoding phosphatase PAP2 family protein, producing the protein MTVAVLHVWASTVIVLDARLAHAIHHICHQDTLGFLMVAVTDLGNGFVLLGTALALYIAGDDDTKRYARLAATAFIVLGLVVQSCKHMVGRERPLGGSFDSFPSGHTSEAFCMSWVWGARWPRLRTALLFVAALVGLSRVYLMAHYPLDVMAGAALGLAGGAIALSAARRAGCNREGARATNRRRHLGAGASATRPVQCPLRKAIRR; encoded by the coding sequence ATGACTGTGGCGGTCCTCCACGTCTGGGCGAGCACGGTGATCGTCCTCGACGCGAGGCTGGCCCACGCGATCCACCACATCTGTCATCAAGACACCTTGGGCTTCCTGATGGTGGCGGTTACAGACCTTGGTAACGGATTCGTGCTCCTCGGGACGGCCTTGGCTCTGTACATTGCGGGCGACGATGACACCAAGCGATATGCCCGGCTCGCGGCAACCGCCTTCATCGTTCTCGGCCTCGTGGTTCAGTCCTGCAAGCACATGGTCGGACGTGAGCGGCCGCTCGGAGGGTCTTTCGACTCGTTTCCGTCGGGACACACGAGCGAGGCGTTCTGCATGTCCTGGGTCTGGGGGGCAAGGTGGCCCAGGCTCCGGACGGCTCTTCTCTTCGTGGCTGCGCTCGTAGGGTTGTCACGAGTCTACCTGATGGCGCATTACCCGCTCGATGTGATGGCAGGTGCAGCGCTCGGGTTAGCAGGCGGGGCCATTGCCCTCAGCGCGGCCCGCCGGGCCGGGTGCAATCGGGAAGGTGCCCGGGCAACAAACCGACGAAGGCACCTTGGGGCGGGCGCCTCCGCCACACGACCAGTCCAATGCCCCCTGCGGAAGGCAATAAGGCGATGA
- a CDS encoding branched-chain amino acid ABC transporter substrate-binding protein, with protein MRVVLSRVKCTDEGRTPGKDATGPAGPGRPAGPAKDGSARLGTARIRARALVAGIAMVLVLGSGTGLVFSKDLPPVKIGAAGPFTGDLSKIGLDSLNAIRMAVEEANAEGGVGGRKIEIVVGDDAGDPARAVTVADKFAMDPSVLGVVGPMNSGTVNAALPTYQRAGLVLISQSATNPSLTELGYKVMHRICPRDDAQGPAAARFIAEELGAKHVYIIDDKGAYGQGLADQVAAALQKAGVKLTRGQVTPEDRDFSPILTKVKAASPDLLYLALPNPAQAAALIKQAVGLGLRPKLMGGDGLKERDQLIVGAGGAAEGMYVTAIGRDIKDVPEAQGFIKKFESRYGAMSIFSGQSYEATKILIEAMRKAAAGNPARLTRAAVLEAVHNTRGYKGILGFPVGFTSKGDVLGASIYVFQVKGGDFVQVKEYPAEVK; from the coding sequence ATGAGAGTCGTGCTGTCACGTGTCAAGTGCACCGATGAGGGCCGCACACCAGGGAAAGACGCCACGGGCCCCGCGGGTCCCGGACGCCCCGCAGGGCCTGCAAAGGATGGTTCGGCGAGGCTTGGGACCGCCCGCATCCGCGCAAGAGCGCTCGTAGCGGGGATCGCGATGGTGCTAGTGCTCGGTTCCGGGACCGGCCTCGTGTTCAGCAAGGATCTGCCGCCGGTCAAGATCGGCGCGGCGGGGCCGTTCACGGGGGACCTCTCCAAGATCGGCCTGGATTCCCTAAACGCTATCCGGATGGCGGTTGAGGAGGCGAACGCCGAGGGCGGAGTAGGCGGGAGGAAGATCGAGATAGTAGTCGGCGACGACGCCGGCGACCCCGCGCGGGCAGTTACAGTTGCCGACAAGTTCGCGATGGACCCGAGCGTGCTCGGCGTGGTCGGGCCCATGAACAGCGGCACCGTGAACGCAGCTCTTCCAACGTACCAGCGGGCGGGGCTCGTGCTAATCAGCCAATCAGCCACGAACCCGTCCCTCACTGAGCTTGGCTACAAGGTCATGCACAGGATATGTCCGAGAGACGACGCGCAGGGACCCGCGGCGGCGAGGTTCATAGCGGAGGAGCTCGGTGCGAAACACGTATACATCATCGACGACAAGGGAGCCTACGGGCAAGGCCTCGCGGACCAGGTCGCAGCGGCGCTCCAGAAGGCCGGCGTCAAGCTCACGCGCGGGCAAGTCACCCCCGAGGACAGGGACTTCTCGCCCATCCTGACCAAAGTCAAGGCGGCGTCCCCTGACCTCCTGTACCTCGCGCTCCCCAACCCGGCTCAGGCCGCGGCCTTGATCAAGCAGGCCGTGGGTCTCGGGCTCCGGCCAAAGCTCATGGGAGGAGACGGCCTCAAGGAGAGGGACCAGCTCATCGTGGGCGCAGGCGGAGCGGCGGAGGGCATGTACGTCACGGCCATAGGTCGGGATATCAAGGACGTGCCTGAAGCGCAGGGCTTCATCAAGAAGTTCGAGAGCAGGTACGGGGCGATGAGCATCTTCTCAGGCCAAAGCTACGAGGCAACGAAGATCCTGATAGAAGCCATGAGGAAGGCGGCTGCCGGGAACCCGGCCAGGCTCACACGCGCGGCCGTGTTGGAGGCGGTCCACAACACCCGGGGTTACAAAGGCATACTCGGATTCCCCGTGGGCTTCACGAGCAAAGGCGACGTGCTGGGCGCGAGCATCTACGTGTTCCAGGTGAAAGGCGGCGATTTCGTCCAGGTCAAGGAGTATCCCGCCGAGGTCAAGTGA
- a CDS encoding TIGR04076 family protein has translation MYDLKIVVDEIKGFCDLPMKVGDYFEVSGGRITIPDGKFMCLWALQSLLPMLPAKQRNIVEDNDWLADTVRVMCPDPNGMVVFRIERVGEPAPSGKGKPCCWPERGGGTRGAPGPRPRMLVNEKVCAGCRACELICSFVHERRFSDLLSRIHVYKVDEDGIDRPIVCRQCGNARCVDACPNAALSRDPNTRHIIVDEARCTKCGSCAQACPFDAIAFHPESGTPLICDLCGGDPECVKRCPTGAISYGLAGAAARAAAAPPHAGSGHSTRPAGPAGGVGDQGGSGRAAR, from the coding sequence ATGTACGATCTCAAAATCGTGGTTGACGAGATCAAGGGATTCTGCGATCTTCCAATGAAAGTCGGGGATTACTTCGAGGTAAGCGGGGGCCGGATCACGATCCCTGACGGCAAGTTCATGTGTCTGTGGGCCCTTCAGAGCCTGCTGCCGATGCTCCCGGCGAAGCAGCGCAACATCGTCGAGGACAACGACTGGCTTGCGGACACCGTCCGGGTGATGTGCCCCGACCCCAACGGCATGGTCGTGTTTCGCATCGAACGCGTCGGGGAGCCCGCCCCCAGCGGCAAAGGAAAGCCGTGCTGCTGGCCAGAGCGCGGCGGTGGCACGCGGGGCGCGCCGGGGCCACGTCCCAGGATGCTAGTGAACGAGAAAGTGTGCGCTGGTTGTCGCGCCTGCGAGCTCATCTGCAGTTTTGTACACGAGCGAAGGTTCTCCGACCTGCTTTCAAGGATACACGTGTACAAGGTGGATGAGGACGGGATCGATCGTCCGATAGTGTGCAGGCAGTGCGGCAACGCGAGGTGCGTGGACGCCTGTCCGAACGCGGCGCTCTCCCGCGACCCCAACACGAGACACATCATCGTGGACGAGGCGCGATGCACGAAATGCGGGTCTTGCGCGCAAGCCTGCCCCTTCGACGCCATCGCGTTCCATCCCGAAAGCGGGACGCCGCTCATATGCGATCTCTGCGGCGGCGATCCCGAGTGCGTCAAGAGGTGCCCCACCGGGGCGATCTCGTACGGCCTCGCGGGCGCTGCTGCGCGCGCCGCAGCAGCCCCGCCCCATGCCGGCTCGGGGCATTCGACACGCCCGGCAGGCCCGGCAGGCGGGGTCGGAGACCAGGGCGGCTCCGGTCGTGCGGCACGGTGA
- a CDS encoding HAMP domain-containing protein: MFDKTVPIRVRLTAWYMLLVALTLAAFGGFVYLNLARGLYAEVDAGLRTLAQEAARGIDSENGVLRFQNTDTGHLVVSATLPVLRRWEDNVIMRLLDEAGNTVDGVGEHAQLPPPRDRDLRAGFSTVRVAGEPWRVYTIRIDLPPNRSPYLLQVARPLSAVDETLERVAGVLMLGIPLVLFVAALGGIFISGRALGPIAHVTRLAKEIGADDLSRRLNLTLPDDEVGRLASTFDNMLSRLEAAFEREKQFTQDAAHELRTPLTVMKGTIDVALSRPRDAAEYRSALVEVGAQVDRLIHLAEGLLFLARAERRDSKLNVESLDLAILVAGLVDELRPVAEAKGVSISYDGPASLPLKGDQDRLIRLFLNLLDNAVKYTPAGGNVTAVVSRRGCGVEVAVMDTGSGIPPEHLPHIFERFYRVDKARSRSEGGVGLGLAIAEHIAELHGGSIRVASELGKGTIFTVSLPAI; encoded by the coding sequence ATGTTCGACAAGACTGTCCCTATACGGGTGCGGCTCACCGCATGGTATATGCTCCTCGTGGCCCTTACATTGGCCGCGTTCGGCGGGTTCGTCTACCTAAACCTGGCGCGAGGCCTGTACGCCGAGGTAGACGCCGGACTGCGCACGCTCGCGCAGGAAGCGGCGCGCGGGATCGACAGTGAGAACGGAGTCCTGCGCTTTCAGAACACAGACACCGGCCATTTGGTCGTCTCCGCCACTTTACCCGTGCTTCGTCGCTGGGAGGATAACGTCATCATGCGCCTCCTCGACGAAGCCGGCAACACAGTCGACGGCGTCGGAGAGCACGCCCAGCTGCCCCCGCCGCGCGACCGCGACCTGCGTGCCGGCTTTTCCACTGTCCGAGTCGCCGGAGAGCCTTGGCGGGTGTACACCATCCGCATAGACCTGCCGCCGAACCGTTCGCCGTACCTATTGCAGGTCGCGCGGCCACTTAGCGCCGTGGACGAAACCCTCGAACGGGTAGCGGGCGTCCTCATGCTCGGGATCCCGCTCGTCTTGTTTGTGGCGGCACTTGGCGGCATCTTCATCTCGGGACGTGCCCTCGGTCCCATAGCCCACGTGACGCGGCTCGCGAAGGAGATCGGCGCGGACGACCTCTCCCGGAGGCTCAACCTCACGCTCCCCGACGACGAAGTCGGGAGGCTGGCAAGCACCTTCGATAACATGCTATCGCGCCTCGAGGCCGCGTTCGAGCGGGAAAAGCAGTTCACGCAGGATGCGGCGCACGAGCTTCGAACGCCCCTCACTGTGATGAAGGGGACAATTGACGTGGCGCTCTCCAGGCCGAGGGACGCCGCAGAGTATAGGTCCGCGCTCGTGGAGGTGGGGGCCCAGGTGGACCGCCTCATCCATCTGGCGGAAGGACTCCTTTTCCTCGCACGGGCGGAGCGCAGGGATTCGAAGCTCAACGTGGAGTCGCTCGACCTCGCCATCCTCGTGGCCGGACTCGTCGACGAATTGCGACCCGTCGCTGAAGCGAAGGGCGTCTCCATCAGCTACGATGGCCCGGCCAGCTTGCCGTTGAAGGGTGACCAGGACCGCCTCATTCGCCTCTTCCTGAACCTTCTCGACAACGCGGTCAAATACACGCCAGCCGGGGGAAACGTGACTGCCGTGGTCTCCCGGCGAGGGTGCGGCGTCGAGGTAGCTGTGATGGACACTGGGTCAGGCATACCGCCCGAGCACCTGCCTCACATCTTCGAGCGCTTTTACCGCGTGGACAAAGCCCGCTCGCGGAGCGAGGGCGGGGTCGGCCTCGGCCTTGCCATCGCCGAACACATCGCCGAGCTGCACGGGGGGAGCATTCGAGTGGCGTCCGAGCTCGGTAAGGGCACCATCTTCACGGTGAGTCTTCCCGCAATCTAA
- a CDS encoding DedA family protein, with product MSTLAALSAVLTEALMAHGVVGMVAVAFVEAWIFPIPPDVLLVGIAMLSPGKALVYAFFCTLASSAGGVFGWLIGRKLGRAVFTWRPLRSVLPQRYVARAEGMFRRHGGLAVAFAALTPIPYKVFTIAAGLFRVRPDLVFVASLAGRGARFFFEAGVVMLMGEHATAFLGRGLSPITLAAGTLAVLVAVVSSRARPRRDSEQPCPVKRRRVAGSRHRPDHRPAV from the coding sequence ATGAGCACGCTTGCAGCACTCTCAGCGGTCCTCACAGAAGCTCTCATGGCGCACGGGGTAGTGGGCATGGTTGCGGTCGCGTTCGTGGAGGCATGGATCTTCCCGATACCTCCCGATGTGTTGCTAGTAGGCATCGCAATGCTGAGCCCTGGGAAGGCGTTAGTGTACGCCTTCTTCTGCACACTGGCGTCGTCGGCGGGCGGGGTGTTCGGGTGGCTGATCGGCCGGAAGCTCGGACGCGCAGTCTTCACATGGCGCCCGCTGAGAAGCGTCCTGCCGCAGCGCTACGTCGCGAGGGCTGAGGGCATGTTCCGGCGGCATGGCGGGCTCGCGGTGGCCTTCGCGGCCCTCACGCCTATTCCCTACAAGGTCTTCACCATAGCGGCGGGCCTCTTCCGCGTCCGGCCGGACCTCGTCTTCGTCGCCTCGCTCGCCGGGCGAGGAGCGCGGTTCTTCTTCGAAGCAGGCGTAGTGATGCTCATGGGAGAGCATGCCACCGCCTTCCTCGGTCGAGGCCTGAGCCCCATCACCCTCGCAGCGGGGACACTCGCCGTGCTGGTGGCCGTGGTCTCGAGTCGCGCGCGACCACGACGAGACAGCGAGCAGCCCTGCCCTGTGAAAAGGCGGCGCGTGGCCGGTTCCCGGCACCGACCGGACCATAGGCCCGCGGTGTGA
- a CDS encoding response regulator transcription factor: MRVLVVEDEDKIAAFIKKGLEEEGYAVDVVGDGESALDYVFSVDYDVIILDIMLPRKDGISVCQKLRERGCNAPILMLTARDAVDDRVRGLDAGADDYLVKPFAFRELVARIRALLRRPRDVISSQLQVGDLVLDTRTRVAQRGGRRIELSAREYALLEFLMRNKNQVLTRTQISEHVWDYDFFSESNVVDVYIRYLRVKVDEGFEPKLIQTVRGVGYKISDQA, encoded by the coding sequence TTGAGGGTTCTCGTGGTGGAAGACGAGGACAAGATCGCGGCGTTCATAAAGAAAGGCCTCGAGGAGGAAGGGTACGCCGTGGACGTGGTGGGAGACGGCGAGTCCGCGCTCGACTACGTCTTCTCTGTGGACTACGATGTCATCATCCTCGATATCATGCTCCCGCGAAAAGACGGCATCTCGGTGTGCCAGAAGCTAAGGGAGCGCGGCTGCAACGCACCCATCCTCATGCTGACCGCAAGAGACGCTGTGGACGACCGCGTCCGAGGCCTGGACGCGGGTGCCGATGACTACCTTGTCAAGCCGTTCGCCTTCAGGGAGCTCGTGGCACGGATCCGTGCTCTCCTGAGACGTCCCAGAGACGTCATCTCTTCGCAGCTTCAAGTGGGCGACCTCGTCCTGGATACCAGGACCCGCGTGGCCCAGCGGGGCGGTCGGAGAATAGAGCTCTCCGCGCGGGAATACGCCCTCCTCGAGTTCCTCATGCGCAACAAAAACCAGGTGTTGACCCGTACCCAGATATCGGAGCATGTTTGGGATTACGATTTCTTCAGCGAATCCAACGTCGTCGACGTGTACATCAGGTACCTGCGTGTCAAGGTGGACGAGGGATTCGAGCCAAAGCTCATACAAACGGTCAGGGGCGTAGGCTACAAGATCTCCGACCAGGCCTGA
- a CDS encoding aldehyde ferredoxin oxidoreductase family protein yields the protein MTGAASVEPLDPQDAMRYIGGRGLNVARLVREIDLDVDPLSPENVLLVGVGPLDGTLFPGAARVNFTSKSPQTGILGDSNAGGFFGPELKFAGYDQVIIRGRAARLSYLFISDDGVQLLPAEDLAGLDVWETQSALLARHGRRAQVACVGPAAERGVKFSGIFCNLVRAAARTGMGAVMASKGLKAIVVRGTRPLEVASPEEFLALVKALDARILSHPEYKPRVALGTTRLVSALNAAGCLATRHFKTGRFEHAAEVSGEALAARLRVKGKACFSCTIPCSRFFEVKSGPHAGLKSEGPEFEGLAAFTSRVGAGDLEAGLATLDICNRAGMDAIATAECVSFAMECFERGIISREEADGLDLTWGNSDAVRTLVRKIASREGFGDVLADGVREAARRIGRGSEDLAMHVKGLELFMADLRGLKGYALGNAVASRGGDHLRSEPSFELTGDAEAAERRFGAREAAFRLEHKGKGRVVKHFEELCALADSLDACKNTIANMEVLPFDDAANILRAATGLEFDGAGVQAACERIVNVERCFLVALGIRRKDDTLPKRFREEPMPAGCGATSGSTVALDEMLDEYYEARGWDVATGVPTASTLRRLGLDDWLGRLEDRGVPQIRQ from the coding sequence ATGACGGGTGCGGCCTCCGTAGAGCCGCTCGACCCGCAAGATGCGATGCGCTACATCGGCGGGCGCGGCCTCAACGTCGCGCGGCTCGTCCGCGAGATCGACCTGGACGTCGACCCGCTCTCTCCCGAGAACGTCCTTCTCGTCGGGGTGGGGCCCCTCGACGGGACGCTCTTCCCGGGTGCGGCACGGGTGAACTTTACCTCGAAATCGCCGCAGACGGGAATACTCGGTGACTCCAACGCGGGTGGTTTCTTCGGCCCGGAACTCAAGTTCGCAGGGTACGACCAAGTCATCATACGCGGACGCGCCGCGAGACTGTCGTATCTCTTCATATCCGACGACGGGGTCCAGCTTTTACCTGCCGAGGACCTGGCGGGCCTGGACGTGTGGGAGACGCAAAGCGCGCTCCTTGCACGGCACGGGCGCCGCGCACAGGTCGCGTGCGTGGGTCCAGCCGCCGAGCGCGGGGTGAAGTTCTCAGGGATCTTCTGCAACCTCGTGCGGGCCGCGGCGCGCACGGGCATGGGCGCGGTGATGGCGTCCAAGGGGCTCAAGGCCATCGTGGTCCGCGGGACGAGGCCGCTGGAGGTGGCGAGCCCGGAAGAGTTCCTCGCCTTGGTGAAGGCGCTGGATGCGAGGATCCTCAGCCACCCAGAGTACAAACCCAGAGTCGCGCTCGGCACGACCAGGCTGGTCTCGGCCCTCAACGCTGCAGGGTGTCTTGCCACGCGTCACTTCAAGACCGGGAGGTTCGAGCATGCGGCCGAGGTGAGCGGGGAGGCCCTTGCGGCACGCCTCAGGGTGAAGGGCAAGGCGTGTTTCTCATGCACCATCCCGTGCAGCAGGTTCTTTGAGGTAAAGTCCGGGCCGCACGCCGGCCTCAAGAGCGAGGGACCGGAGTTCGAGGGGCTCGCGGCCTTCACCTCCCGGGTCGGCGCGGGAGACCTGGAAGCGGGCCTTGCAACCCTCGACATATGTAACCGCGCGGGGATGGATGCCATCGCCACTGCGGAGTGCGTGTCCTTCGCCATGGAGTGCTTTGAGCGCGGGATCATCTCACGCGAAGAGGCCGATGGGCTCGACCTGACGTGGGGGAACAGTGACGCTGTTAGGACCTTGGTCCGCAAGATCGCGTCGCGTGAAGGCTTCGGGGACGTGCTTGCGGACGGCGTGCGGGAGGCGGCGCGGAGGATAGGCCGGGGCAGCGAAGACCTGGCGATGCATGTGAAAGGGCTTGAGCTCTTCATGGCCGACCTCAGGGGGCTGAAGGGCTACGCCCTGGGCAACGCGGTGGCGAGCAGAGGCGGCGATCATTTGCGGTCGGAACCCTCCTTCGAGTTGACCGGGGACGCCGAGGCGGCCGAGAGAAGGTTCGGGGCGAGGGAGGCGGCCTTTAGGCTCGAGCACAAAGGCAAGGGGCGAGTGGTGAAACACTTCGAGGAGCTGTGCGCCCTCGCTGACTCGCTCGACGCCTGCAAGAACACCATCGCGAACATGGAGGTCCTGCCGTTCGACGATGCGGCAAACATTCTCCGGGCTGCAACGGGTCTCGAGTTCGACGGTGCCGGGGTGCAGGCCGCGTGCGAGCGCATCGTGAACGTCGAGCGGTGTTTCCTCGTGGCCCTCGGGATCCGCAGAAAGGACGACACGCTTCCCAAGCGCTTCCGTGAGGAGCCCATGCCGGCCGGGTGTGGAGCCACGAGCGGGAGCACCGTCGCCCTGGACGAGATGCTCGACGAGTACTACGAAGCCAGGGGGTGGGACGTGGCCACAGGGGTTCCAACCGCGTCCACACTGAGGCGACTCGGCCTCGATGACTGGCTGGGACGTCTCGAAGACCGGGGCGTGCCGCAAATCCGTCAATGA